The nucleotide sequence TCTTCCATAACAAATAAATAACCTTCATCACCACAGCCTTCATCACTTTTGTGGACTGCTTGTGTAGCGCGATTGATTCGGTTAATCAATTGTTCTTCATTTACAGGTAAAGATGTAAATCCATGTCCTGATTCTATAGCGATTTGATGCAATGCATCGTAATCGCTACTTCGAATAGGTCTGATTATGATCATAGTAAATTCTCTAAACTAAAGATGTTTTAGGCTTATAATTAACCGCTATTTAAGCGTTAACTACTTGCGCAACGGCTTTTTCAAAACGTTCTAAACCATCTTGAATTTCTGCATCGCTAATTACTAATGATGGCGCGAAGCGAACAACGTTTGCACCGGCAACCAATGTCATTAAACCGTGCTCCATTGCAGCATTTAAAAATACTTTAGCTTTACCTTGATATTGCTCGGTAAGTTCAGCACCAACAAGTAGGCCTTTACCGCGTATGTCGGCAAACACATTGTATGTTTCATTAATTTTCGCTAAACCATCTTTAATGATTTTTTCTTTTGCAATGACACCGCTTAACACAGCAGAAGTATTCACTTCATTAAAAGCTGCTTCAGCAACTGCACAGGCTAACGGATTACCACCATAAGTACTGCCATGAGTACCAATTTTAAGGTGCTTAGCAATTGCGTCAGTTGTGATCATGGCACCAATCGGGAAACCACCACCAAGAGCTTTAGCAGTCGTTAAAATATCAGGTGTAACGTTTAAACCCATATATGCATATAGGTCGCCAGTTCGGCCAACACCAGTTTGTACTTCATCAAATACTAATAACGCATTATGTTGGTCACATAATTCACGTACGCCTTGCACAAATTCATTAGTTGGTGAAATGATACCACCCTCGCCTTGTAATGGTTCCATTACTACAGCACAAGTGTTATCTGAGATTAATGCTTTTAATGAATCAAGGTTGTTGTATTCTGCGTGAGCAATGTCACCAGGCTTAGGGCCAAAGCCATCAGAGTATGCCGCTTGACCGCCGACTGTTACTGTAAAGAATGTACGACCGTGGAAACCTTGTTTAAAGGCGATGATTTGAGATTTATGTTCACCGTGCTCTTCAATAGCCCAGCGACGTGCTAATTTAAGCGCGGCTTCATTTGATTCTGCACCAGAGTTGGCGAAATATACTTTATCAGCAAATGTTGCATCAACGATGCTTTTTGCTAAACGTAATGCAGGCTCATTAGTCATCACGTTAGATAGGTGCCAAAGTTTTTCGCCTTGAGTCTTTAAAGCTTCAACTAGTGCAGGGTGACAATGACCCAAACAGTTAACTGCAATACCACCAGCGAAATCGATATATTCATTATTATTTTGATCCCAAACTCGAGACCCTTTACCACGAACTGGTATTACCGCAGAAGGTGAATAGTTAGGCACCATTACTTGATCAAATAATTCTCGATTTACCGTA is from Thalassotalea crassostreae and encodes:
- a CDS encoding aspartate aminotransferase family protein, translating into MSAQNTVNRELFDQVMVPNYSPSAVIPVRGKGSRVWDQNNNEYIDFAGGIAVNCLGHCHPALVEALKTQGEKLWHLSNVMTNEPALRLAKSIVDATFADKVYFANSGAESNEAALKLARRWAIEEHGEHKSQIIAFKQGFHGRTFFTVTVGGQAAYSDGFGPKPGDIAHAEYNNLDSLKALISDNTCAVVMEPLQGEGGIISPTNEFVQGVRELCDQHNALLVFDEVQTGVGRTGDLYAYMGLNVTPDILTTAKALGGGFPIGAMITTDAIAKHLKIGTHGSTYGGNPLACAVAEAAFNEVNTSAVLSGVIAKEKIIKDGLAKINETYNVFADIRGKGLLVGAELTEQYQGKAKVFLNAAMEHGLMTLVAGANVVRFAPSLVISDAEIQDGLERFEKAVAQVVNA